In Zingiber officinale cultivar Zhangliang chromosome 3B, Zo_v1.1, whole genome shotgun sequence, a single window of DNA contains:
- the LOC122055990 gene encoding photosystem I reaction center subunit XI, chloroplastic-like: MAVASAPSMASQLKSTNLLCSSTSRPLVNPKGISGPSLTRKRLCLTVRAIQAEKPTYQVIQPINGDPFIGSLETPITSSPLVAWYLSNLPAYRTAVSPLLRGIEVGLAHGYLLVGPFVKTGPLRNTEVAGAAGSLAAAGLVVILTVCLTMYGVASFNEGEPSTAPTLTLTGRKKEADKLQTAEGWSQFSGGFFFGGISGVLWAYFLLYFLDLPYYIK, encoded by the exons aTGGCAGTAGCCTCAGCCCCCTCCATGGCCAGCCAACTGAAGTCGACGAACCTTCTCTGTTCCAGCACGAGCAGACCCCTCGTGAACCCCAAGGGCATCTCAGGACCATCACTCACCAGGAAGAGGCTGTGCCTCACTGTTAGAGCCATCCAGGCGGAGAAG CCAACGTATCAAGTGATTCAACCCATCAACGGCGACCCGTTCATCGGCAGCCTGGAGACGCCGATCACTTCGAGTCCACTGGTTGCCTGGTACCTTTCCAACCTGCCGGCCTACCGCACCGCCGTCAGCCCGCTCCTCCGCGGCATCGAGGTCGGCCTCGCGCATGGGTACCTCCTCGTCGGGCCCTTCGTGAAGACGGGCCCGCTCCGTAACACCGAGGTGGCTGGCGCCGCCGGATCCCTGGCCGCCGCCGGTCTCGTCGTCATCCTCACCGTCTGCCTCACCATGTACGGGGTGGCGTCGTTCAACGAGGGGGAACCGTCGACGGCGCCGACGCTGACGCTGACGGGGCGGAAGAAGGAAGCGGACAAGCTGCAGACGGCGGAGGGCTGGTCGCAGTTCTCGGGTGGGTTTTTCTTCGGGGGGATCTCCGGCGTGCTCTGGGCTTACTTCCTCCTCTACTTCCTCGACCTCCCTTACTACATTAAATAG